The Deltaproteobacteria bacterium region ACAAGTAACGCGAAGCCATCTCTTTGCGCCCTTAGCGCCTTTGCGAGAGGCAACCGCCATCAGGCGAAGCCCTCACGCAGACGAATCACAAAGACGAGTTCAACCAATTTGCGCCCTTAGCGTCTTTGCGAGAGGCAACCGCCATCAGGCGAAGCCCTCACGCAGACGAATCACAAAGACGAGTTCAACCAATTTGCGCCCTTAGCGCCTTTGCGAGAGGCAACCTGCCATCAGGCGAAGCCCTCATGCAGACGAATCACCAGAACAATTCCAACAATTCCCGCGCTCTGCGCCTTGGCGAGAGGTGAAAAAATGGCACGAGGAGATCAGTTAGCCAGGCAGTGGCGGATCATTCAGACACTCATCACCTCCAAGCACGGCAAGACCGTTGCCGAGCTGGTCAAGGAGGAAAACTGCCACCCGCGCACCATCTACCGCGACCTGGAGGCCCTGCAGGCAGCCGGCTTTCCCATCTACTCCGAGCGCATCGACGGCAAGGGCATCTGGTCCGTGGTGGACGAATACAAGCACCATCTGCCGGTGCCTTTCACCCTCACCGAACTCATGGCCCTCTACTTCAGCCGCGATCTCATCAGCGTGTTCCGCGGCACCATGTTCTATGAATCCCTGGAATCCCTCTTCCAGAAGATCAAAACCACTCTGCCCCCGGAATCCCTCGCCTATCTCGACAGTGTTGAGCAGACGCTTTACATCGGCTTCAAACCCCACAAGGACTACCGCCGCTTCCGCGAGATCATCAAGCAGATAAACGAGGCCGCAGTGAACCACAGAACCATTGATATGATCTACAGGACCATGAGCAGGGGAGGCGAAGAAAACCGCCGCCAGGTGGATCCCTACAAGGTCATGTTCTTTGACAGCACCTTCTATCTCATCGG contains the following coding sequences:
- a CDS encoding transcriptional regulator, whose translation is MARGDQLARQWRIIQTLITSKHGKTVAELVKEENCHPRTIYRDLEALQAAGFPIYSERIDGKGIWSVVDEYKHHLPVPFTLTELMALYFSRDLISVFRGTMFYESLESLFQKIKTTLPPESLAYLDSVEQTLYIGFKPHKDYRRFREIIKQINEAAVNHRTIDMIYRTMSRGGEENRRQVDPYKVMFFDSTFYLIGHCHLRNEVRMFVLDRIKMMNVTNRTFEIPRDFDLASYMQSPFRVIHDKPVKVKIRFHKSVAGYIKEKIWHHTQKIKPQKDGSIIFTAEVAGTDEVRHWVLSYGNKAEVLEPQHLREEIASELIDSLDKYSEEARKAQPV